One window of the Pieris brassicae chromosome 2, ilPieBrab1.1, whole genome shotgun sequence genome contains the following:
- the LOC123720089 gene encoding S1 RNA-binding domain-containing protein 1 isoform X1 yields the protein MEKAKKVVRKRKLVDKEDDSNAKKGSIKKTKTQKEPTAIEEYNNVDVKDENTIKSSNNVWNEAEMLSYKEKLPKQLAERFISLLTEGCTLPFIARYRKEAIGHLLPDRLQEIYESYQCINHFKKKVKSVLETLKKCKKLTPEVEKSILNARNLSELDLVYSPLKSHSLSLAERARNLGLEPYAIKALNGENIDLQLLCNGSDELSTVDKVETQITHIIADVIYKDTRVLEEMRKLKEETRFTLQSSRTKSSTKDTKKDANKKYDTKSDPDTYKLYFEWKCPIQFVKSYQTLAINRGEDEKILSVKVIVPDWFYNKLERFCLPLWGSNHWVRKGLQDAYNRLIKSWLSRQVRTDLTTAAEKEAIKTFTTNLEKYLLTEPIKNRRIAGLDPGFKAGCKLGIIDVNGAKLEACTIYPNLRQQNKYDPAAKQLIDLLQKHGVELIGLGNGTACRETETWLKNHHISDGIPIIIVPEQGASIYSISKEAQKEHPNMDPNLISALSIARRVLDPLGELIKVDPKNLGVGLYQHDIPPKMLEAALDSAVEKVVSLVGVDINTASQAMLRRISGLNDSRAKKIISYREENGSYITRTDILKVSGIGKITYQQCVGFLKIVGGKEPLDSTIIHPESYGVAKLFAKKIGVDIKHLTRPDFPDLVERNILTIDIPSLSKDLAADVSTLELIVTAFKQKSYEDNVITFCRPVYSVSVQSNEQLVTGTTLTGVVRNVVPFGCFVDCGVGDNGLIHKSQLGNYSPKLGDRVAVTVINTPKPKKLQLKFDKILD from the exons ATGGAAAAAGCAAAAAAGGTTGTGCGCAAAAGAAAACTTGTTGATAAAGAAGATGATAGTAATGCTAAAAAAGGATCAATTAAGAAGACGAAGACTCAGAAAGAGCCGACAGCAAtagaagaatataataatgtagatGTTAAAGATGAAAATACCATAAAAAGTTCTAATAATGTGTGGAATGAAGCTGAAATGCTCTCTTATAAGGAAAAACTACCTAAACAGTTAGCAGAaagatttatttcattattaacagAGGGCTGTACTTTACCATTTATTGCAAGATACCGTAAAGAAGCCATAGGTCATCTCCTACCCGACAG ACTACAAGAAATATATGAAAGTTATCAATGTATAAATCACTTTAAAAAGAAAGTGAAGTCTGTAttagaaacattaaaaaagtgCAAAAAACTAACACCTGAAGTTGAAAAGAGTATATTAAATGCAAGAAATTTGTCTGAGCTTGATTTAGTA taTTCACCTCTCAAATCACATTCATTGTCACTTGCTGAAAGAGCTAGGAACCTTGGTCTCGAGCCATATGCAATCAAAGCATTGAATGGTGAAAACATTGATTTACAATTACTATGCAATGGGAGTGATGAATTGTCTACTGTTGATAAAGTGGAAACTCAAATTACTCATATTATTGCTGATGTTATTTATAAGGATACAAGGGTTCTAGAGGAAATGAGGAAATT AAAAGAAGAAACAAGATTTACATTACAAAGCAGCAGAACAAAAAGTTCTACAAAAGATACAAAGAAAGATGCAAATAAGAAATATGATACTAAATCAGATCCAGACacatataagttatattttgaatGGAAGTGTCCTATACAATTTGTGAAGAGTTATCAAACTTTGGCTATCAACAGAGGAGAAGATGAAAAGATATTGTCGGTTAAAGTTATTGTTCCTGATtggttttataacaaattggAAAG GTTTTGTTTACCACTATGGGGTAGCAACCATTGGGTCCGCAAAGGACTCCAAGATGCATACAATCGTCTGATAAAGTCTTGGCTGTCAAGACAAGTACGGACAGACCTGACCACAGCTGCTGAAAAGGAGGCAATTAAAACCTTTACAACGAATTtggagaaatatttattaacagaacCTATCAAAAATAGAAGAATAGCTGGCCTTGATCCGGGTTTTAAAGCAGGGTGTAAG ctCGGTATTATAGATGTTAATGGGGCGAAATTGGAGGCGTGTACGATATACCCGAATTTGAggcaacaaaacaaatatgacCCGGCAGCTAAGCAGTTAATAGATTTGCTCCAGAAACATGG GGTAGAATTGATAGGTTTGGGAAATGGTACAGCATGTCGGGAAACAGAGACATGGTTGAAGAATCATCACATATCTGATGGTATTCCAATCATCATCGTACCGGAGCAGGGGGCATCTATATACTCCATTAGTAAAGAAGCTCAGAAG gAACACCCAAACATGGATCCAAACTTGATATCAGCCTTATCGATTGCAAGGAGAGTCCTTGATCCTTTAGGAGAACTTATTAAG GTGGATCCAAAGAACCTAGGCGTAGGTTTGTACCAACACGACATACCCCCGAAGATGTTAGAAGCGGCCTTAGATAGTGCAGTTGAAAAGGTCGTTAGTTTGGTGGGAGTCGATATAAACACCGCTTCTCAAGCTATGCTTAG gcGAATATCCGGCCTAAATGATAGCAGagcgaaaaaaataatatcttatagAGAAGAAAATGGTTCTTACATTACACGtactgatattttaaaagtctcCGGTATAGGAAAGATTACGTACCAGCAATGTGTTGGTTTTTTAAAGATCGTTGGTGGAAAAGAACCTTTGGATAGCACTATTATCCATCCAGAAAGCTATGGAGTGGCTAAATT ATTCGCTAAGAAAATCGGTGTGGATATAAAACATTTGACTCGGCCCGATTTTCCGGATTTAGTAGAGCGAAacattttgacaattgacattccATCGCTCAGCAAGGACTTGGCTGCAGATGTTAGTACACTAGAGTTAATTGTCACcgcatttaaacaaaaatcctACGAAGACAATGTTATTACGTTCTGCAGACCTGTGTACTCTGTGTCAGTGCAAAGTAACGAACAGTTGGTTACAGGGACGACTTTGACAG gtGTTGTTCGGAATGTGGTACCGTTTGGCTGTTTCGTGGACTGTGGTGTCGGCGATAAcggtttaatacataaaagtcAACTAGGTAATTATTCGCCCAAATTGGGCGACAGAGTGGCTGTCACCGTTATAAACACGCCGAAACCGaagaaattacaattaaaattcgaTAAAATACTTGACTGA
- the LOC123720089 gene encoding S1 RNA-binding domain-containing protein 1 isoform X2, with protein MEKAKKVVRKRKLVDKEDDSNAKKGSIKKTKTQKEPTAIEEYNNVDVKDENTIKSSNNVWNEAEMLSYKEKLPKQLAERFISLLTEGCTLPFIARYRKEAIGHLLPDRLQEIYESYQCINHFKKKVKSVLETLKKCKKLTPEVEKSILNARNLSELDLVYSPLKSHSLSLAERARNLGLEPYAIKALNGENIDLQLLCNGSDELSTVDKVETQITHIIADVIYKDTRVLEEMRKLKEETRFTLQSSRTKSSTKDTKKDANKKYDTKSDPDTYKLYFEWKCPIQFVKSYQTLAINRGEDEKILSVKVIVPDWFYNKLERFCLPLWGSNHWVRKGLQDAYNRLIKSWLSRQVRTDLTTAAEKEAIKTFTTNLEKYLLTEPIKNRRIAGLDPGFKAGCKLGIIDVNGAKLEACTIYPNLRQQNKYDPAAKQLIDLLQKHGVELIGLGNGTACRETETWLKNHHISDGIPIIIVPEQGASIYSISKEAQKEHPNMDPNLISALSIARRVLDPLGELIKVDPKNLGVGLYQHDIPPKMLEAALDSAVEKVVSLVGVDINTASQAMLRRISGLNDSRAKKIISYREENGSYITRTDILKVSGIGKITYQQCVGFLKIVGGKEPLDSTIIHPESYGVAKLFAKKIGVDIKHLTRPDFPDLVERNILTIDIPSLSKDLAADVLFGMWYRLAVSWTVVSAITV; from the exons ATGGAAAAAGCAAAAAAGGTTGTGCGCAAAAGAAAACTTGTTGATAAAGAAGATGATAGTAATGCTAAAAAAGGATCAATTAAGAAGACGAAGACTCAGAAAGAGCCGACAGCAAtagaagaatataataatgtagatGTTAAAGATGAAAATACCATAAAAAGTTCTAATAATGTGTGGAATGAAGCTGAAATGCTCTCTTATAAGGAAAAACTACCTAAACAGTTAGCAGAaagatttatttcattattaacagAGGGCTGTACTTTACCATTTATTGCAAGATACCGTAAAGAAGCCATAGGTCATCTCCTACCCGACAG ACTACAAGAAATATATGAAAGTTATCAATGTATAAATCACTTTAAAAAGAAAGTGAAGTCTGTAttagaaacattaaaaaagtgCAAAAAACTAACACCTGAAGTTGAAAAGAGTATATTAAATGCAAGAAATTTGTCTGAGCTTGATTTAGTA taTTCACCTCTCAAATCACATTCATTGTCACTTGCTGAAAGAGCTAGGAACCTTGGTCTCGAGCCATATGCAATCAAAGCATTGAATGGTGAAAACATTGATTTACAATTACTATGCAATGGGAGTGATGAATTGTCTACTGTTGATAAAGTGGAAACTCAAATTACTCATATTATTGCTGATGTTATTTATAAGGATACAAGGGTTCTAGAGGAAATGAGGAAATT AAAAGAAGAAACAAGATTTACATTACAAAGCAGCAGAACAAAAAGTTCTACAAAAGATACAAAGAAAGATGCAAATAAGAAATATGATACTAAATCAGATCCAGACacatataagttatattttgaatGGAAGTGTCCTATACAATTTGTGAAGAGTTATCAAACTTTGGCTATCAACAGAGGAGAAGATGAAAAGATATTGTCGGTTAAAGTTATTGTTCCTGATtggttttataacaaattggAAAG GTTTTGTTTACCACTATGGGGTAGCAACCATTGGGTCCGCAAAGGACTCCAAGATGCATACAATCGTCTGATAAAGTCTTGGCTGTCAAGACAAGTACGGACAGACCTGACCACAGCTGCTGAAAAGGAGGCAATTAAAACCTTTACAACGAATTtggagaaatatttattaacagaacCTATCAAAAATAGAAGAATAGCTGGCCTTGATCCGGGTTTTAAAGCAGGGTGTAAG ctCGGTATTATAGATGTTAATGGGGCGAAATTGGAGGCGTGTACGATATACCCGAATTTGAggcaacaaaacaaatatgacCCGGCAGCTAAGCAGTTAATAGATTTGCTCCAGAAACATGG GGTAGAATTGATAGGTTTGGGAAATGGTACAGCATGTCGGGAAACAGAGACATGGTTGAAGAATCATCACATATCTGATGGTATTCCAATCATCATCGTACCGGAGCAGGGGGCATCTATATACTCCATTAGTAAAGAAGCTCAGAAG gAACACCCAAACATGGATCCAAACTTGATATCAGCCTTATCGATTGCAAGGAGAGTCCTTGATCCTTTAGGAGAACTTATTAAG GTGGATCCAAAGAACCTAGGCGTAGGTTTGTACCAACACGACATACCCCCGAAGATGTTAGAAGCGGCCTTAGATAGTGCAGTTGAAAAGGTCGTTAGTTTGGTGGGAGTCGATATAAACACCGCTTCTCAAGCTATGCTTAG gcGAATATCCGGCCTAAATGATAGCAGagcgaaaaaaataatatcttatagAGAAGAAAATGGTTCTTACATTACACGtactgatattttaaaagtctcCGGTATAGGAAAGATTACGTACCAGCAATGTGTTGGTTTTTTAAAGATCGTTGGTGGAAAAGAACCTTTGGATAGCACTATTATCCATCCAGAAAGCTATGGAGTGGCTAAATT ATTCGCTAAGAAAATCGGTGTGGATATAAAACATTTGACTCGGCCCGATTTTCCGGATTTAGTAGAGCGAAacattttgacaattgacattccATCGCTCAGCAAGGACTTGGCTGCAGAT gtGTTGTTCGGAATGTGGTACCGTTTGGCTGTTTCGTGGACTGTGGTGTCGGCGATAAcggtttaa
- the LOC123720089 gene encoding S1 RNA-binding domain-containing protein 1 isoform X4, whose protein sequence is MEKAKKVVRKRKLVDKEDDSNAKKGSIKKTKTQKEPTAIEEYNNVDVKDENTIKSSNNVWNEAEMLSYKEKLPKQLAERFISLLTEGCTLPFIARYRKEAIGHLLPDRLQEIYESYQCINHFKKKVKSVLETLKKCKKLTPEVEKSILNARNLSELDLVYSPLKSHSLSLAERARNLGLEPYAIKALNGENIDLQLLCNGSDELSTVDKVETQITHIIADVIYKDTRVLEEMRKLKEETRFTLQSSRTKSSTKDTKKDANKKYDTKSDPDTYKLYFEWKCPIQFVKSYQTLAINRGEDEKILSVKVIVPDWFYNKLERFCLPLWGSNHWVRKGLQDAYNRLIKSWLSRQVRTDLTTAAEKEAIKTFTTNLEKYLLTEPIKNRRIAGLDPGFKAGCKLGIIDVNGAKLEACTIYPNLRQQNKYDPAAKQLIDLLQKHGVELIGLGNGTACRETETWLKNHHISDGIPIIIVPEQGASIYSISKEAQKEHPNMDPNLISALSIARRVLDPLGELIKVDPKNLGVGLYQHDIPPKMLEAALDSAVEKVVSLVGVDINTASQAMLRHTETGQTDQTQVTEFRKKTMKNEMALCLSSAYVLLEFSPWWKIIRKILFTILAITCMVLRAGRIF, encoded by the exons ATGGAAAAAGCAAAAAAGGTTGTGCGCAAAAGAAAACTTGTTGATAAAGAAGATGATAGTAATGCTAAAAAAGGATCAATTAAGAAGACGAAGACTCAGAAAGAGCCGACAGCAAtagaagaatataataatgtagatGTTAAAGATGAAAATACCATAAAAAGTTCTAATAATGTGTGGAATGAAGCTGAAATGCTCTCTTATAAGGAAAAACTACCTAAACAGTTAGCAGAaagatttatttcattattaacagAGGGCTGTACTTTACCATTTATTGCAAGATACCGTAAAGAAGCCATAGGTCATCTCCTACCCGACAG ACTACAAGAAATATATGAAAGTTATCAATGTATAAATCACTTTAAAAAGAAAGTGAAGTCTGTAttagaaacattaaaaaagtgCAAAAAACTAACACCTGAAGTTGAAAAGAGTATATTAAATGCAAGAAATTTGTCTGAGCTTGATTTAGTA taTTCACCTCTCAAATCACATTCATTGTCACTTGCTGAAAGAGCTAGGAACCTTGGTCTCGAGCCATATGCAATCAAAGCATTGAATGGTGAAAACATTGATTTACAATTACTATGCAATGGGAGTGATGAATTGTCTACTGTTGATAAAGTGGAAACTCAAATTACTCATATTATTGCTGATGTTATTTATAAGGATACAAGGGTTCTAGAGGAAATGAGGAAATT AAAAGAAGAAACAAGATTTACATTACAAAGCAGCAGAACAAAAAGTTCTACAAAAGATACAAAGAAAGATGCAAATAAGAAATATGATACTAAATCAGATCCAGACacatataagttatattttgaatGGAAGTGTCCTATACAATTTGTGAAGAGTTATCAAACTTTGGCTATCAACAGAGGAGAAGATGAAAAGATATTGTCGGTTAAAGTTATTGTTCCTGATtggttttataacaaattggAAAG GTTTTGTTTACCACTATGGGGTAGCAACCATTGGGTCCGCAAAGGACTCCAAGATGCATACAATCGTCTGATAAAGTCTTGGCTGTCAAGACAAGTACGGACAGACCTGACCACAGCTGCTGAAAAGGAGGCAATTAAAACCTTTACAACGAATTtggagaaatatttattaacagaacCTATCAAAAATAGAAGAATAGCTGGCCTTGATCCGGGTTTTAAAGCAGGGTGTAAG ctCGGTATTATAGATGTTAATGGGGCGAAATTGGAGGCGTGTACGATATACCCGAATTTGAggcaacaaaacaaatatgacCCGGCAGCTAAGCAGTTAATAGATTTGCTCCAGAAACATGG GGTAGAATTGATAGGTTTGGGAAATGGTACAGCATGTCGGGAAACAGAGACATGGTTGAAGAATCATCACATATCTGATGGTATTCCAATCATCATCGTACCGGAGCAGGGGGCATCTATATACTCCATTAGTAAAGAAGCTCAGAAG gAACACCCAAACATGGATCCAAACTTGATATCAGCCTTATCGATTGCAAGGAGAGTCCTTGATCCTTTAGGAGAACTTATTAAG GTGGATCCAAAGAACCTAGGCGTAGGTTTGTACCAACACGACATACCCCCGAAGATGTTAGAAGCGGCCTTAGATAGTGCAGTTGAAAAGGTCGTTAGTTTGGTGGGAGTCGATATAAACACCGCTTCTCAAGCTATGCTTAG ACATACCGAGACCGGACAGACAGACCAGACCCAAGTTACAGAGTTCAGGAAAAAAACAATGAAGAATGAAATGGCGTTATGTTTGAGTAGTGCTTATGTTTTGTTAGAATTTTCCCCGTGGTGGAAGATTATTAGGAAGATTTTATTCACAATATTAGCAATAACGTGcatggtccttcgagccggaaGGATATTTTGA
- the LOC123720089 gene encoding S1 RNA-binding domain-containing protein 1 isoform X3 encodes MEKAKKVVRKRKLVDKEDDSNAKKGSIKKTKTQKEPTAIEEYNNVDVKDENTIKSSNNVWNEAEMLSYKEKLPKQLAERFISLLTEGCTLPFIARYRKEAIGHLLPDRLQEIYESYQCINHFKKKVKSVLETLKKCKKLTPEVEKSILNARNLSELDLVYSPLKSHSLSLAERARNLGLEPYAIKALNGENIDLQLLCNGSDELSTVDKVETQITHIIADVIYKDTRVLEEMRKLKEETRFTLQSSRTKSSTKDTKKDANKKYDTKSDPDTYKLYFEWKCPIQFVKSYQTLAINRGEDEKILSVKVIVPDWFYNKLERFCLPLWGSNHWVRKGLQDAYNRLIKSWLSRQVRTDLTTAAEKEAIKTFTTNLEKYLLTEPIKNRRIAGLDPGFKAGCKLGIIDVNGAKLEACTIYPNLRQQNKYDPAAKQLIDLLQKHGVELIGLGNGTACRETETWLKNHHISDGIPIIIVPEQGASIYSISKEAQKEHPNMDPNLISALSIARRVLDPLGELIKVDPKNLGVGLYQHDIPPKMLEAALDSAVEKVVSLVGVDINTASQAMLRTIAKRNKKKIVKSKLMVLSINRHTETGQTDQTQVTEFRKKTMKNEMALCLSSAYVLLEFSPWWKIIRKILFTILAITCMVLRAGRIF; translated from the exons ATGGAAAAAGCAAAAAAGGTTGTGCGCAAAAGAAAACTTGTTGATAAAGAAGATGATAGTAATGCTAAAAAAGGATCAATTAAGAAGACGAAGACTCAGAAAGAGCCGACAGCAAtagaagaatataataatgtagatGTTAAAGATGAAAATACCATAAAAAGTTCTAATAATGTGTGGAATGAAGCTGAAATGCTCTCTTATAAGGAAAAACTACCTAAACAGTTAGCAGAaagatttatttcattattaacagAGGGCTGTACTTTACCATTTATTGCAAGATACCGTAAAGAAGCCATAGGTCATCTCCTACCCGACAG ACTACAAGAAATATATGAAAGTTATCAATGTATAAATCACTTTAAAAAGAAAGTGAAGTCTGTAttagaaacattaaaaaagtgCAAAAAACTAACACCTGAAGTTGAAAAGAGTATATTAAATGCAAGAAATTTGTCTGAGCTTGATTTAGTA taTTCACCTCTCAAATCACATTCATTGTCACTTGCTGAAAGAGCTAGGAACCTTGGTCTCGAGCCATATGCAATCAAAGCATTGAATGGTGAAAACATTGATTTACAATTACTATGCAATGGGAGTGATGAATTGTCTACTGTTGATAAAGTGGAAACTCAAATTACTCATATTATTGCTGATGTTATTTATAAGGATACAAGGGTTCTAGAGGAAATGAGGAAATT AAAAGAAGAAACAAGATTTACATTACAAAGCAGCAGAACAAAAAGTTCTACAAAAGATACAAAGAAAGATGCAAATAAGAAATATGATACTAAATCAGATCCAGACacatataagttatattttgaatGGAAGTGTCCTATACAATTTGTGAAGAGTTATCAAACTTTGGCTATCAACAGAGGAGAAGATGAAAAGATATTGTCGGTTAAAGTTATTGTTCCTGATtggttttataacaaattggAAAG GTTTTGTTTACCACTATGGGGTAGCAACCATTGGGTCCGCAAAGGACTCCAAGATGCATACAATCGTCTGATAAAGTCTTGGCTGTCAAGACAAGTACGGACAGACCTGACCACAGCTGCTGAAAAGGAGGCAATTAAAACCTTTACAACGAATTtggagaaatatttattaacagaacCTATCAAAAATAGAAGAATAGCTGGCCTTGATCCGGGTTTTAAAGCAGGGTGTAAG ctCGGTATTATAGATGTTAATGGGGCGAAATTGGAGGCGTGTACGATATACCCGAATTTGAggcaacaaaacaaatatgacCCGGCAGCTAAGCAGTTAATAGATTTGCTCCAGAAACATGG GGTAGAATTGATAGGTTTGGGAAATGGTACAGCATGTCGGGAAACAGAGACATGGTTGAAGAATCATCACATATCTGATGGTATTCCAATCATCATCGTACCGGAGCAGGGGGCATCTATATACTCCATTAGTAAAGAAGCTCAGAAG gAACACCCAAACATGGATCCAAACTTGATATCAGCCTTATCGATTGCAAGGAGAGTCCTTGATCCTTTAGGAGAACTTATTAAG GTGGATCCAAAGAACCTAGGCGTAGGTTTGTACCAACACGACATACCCCCGAAGATGTTAGAAGCGGCCTTAGATAGTGCAGTTGAAAAGGTCGTTAGTTTGGTGGGAGTCGATATAAACACCGCTTCTCAAGCTATGCTTAG aacgaTTGCAAAaagaaacaagaaaaaaatagtgAAAAGTAAGCTAATGGTTTTATCGATCAATAGACATACCGAGACCGGACAGACAGACCAGACCCAAGTTACAGAGTTCAGGAAAAAAACAATGAAGAATGAAATGGCGTTATGTTTGAGTAGTGCTTATGTTTTGTTAGAATTTTCCCCGTGGTGGAAGATTATTAGGAAGATTTTATTCACAATATTAGCAATAACGTGcatggtccttcgagccggaaGGATATTTTGA
- the LOC123720235 gene encoding protein-lysine N-methyltransferase EEF2KMT encodes MTNYTEDETTIYKLAKHFYNGFYKFYLSPYEVKSLTWSAQEKLLNLTLNNNLLKMYPVSSNFCRLYLKNILKCLEGRQDVHESIYDYLCSIMSNKQGIDDFYYRHYVIGRNFSQIVTLKESNNMVVNGTTGMKTWEAARLLTDWILQNKKFFYNKNILELGSGIGLTGITVTKFCETTSVTLTDCHEDVLNAINENIIINFPVTSERLEKEYREYDVDGKIMRVMMLDWNDIDQTEVQDIPDIIIGADIVYDPCILVPLCKVLQSFFLKNKSLSAFIACVIRNEDTFNKFVQTLADYNMKEEQLTLPENINLEWDPSVNQCIVKINFKRYLFCFFKSD; translated from the exons ATGACGAATTATACAGAAGATGAAAccactatttacaaattaGCAAAACATTTCTACAATGGATtctataagttttatttaagc CCGTATGAAGTAAAGTCCTTAACATGGTCTGCACAAGAAAAGCTTCTTAACTtaacattgaataataatcttttgaaaatGTATCCAGTAAGCAGCAATTTCTGTAGgttatatctaaaaaatattttgaaatgtttaGAGGGAAGGCAAGATGTTCATGAAAGTATTTATGACTACCTGTGCTCCATTATGAGTAATAAGCAAGGAATAGATGATTTTTACTATAGACACTATGTTATTGGGAGAAATTTTAGCCAAATTGTTACTTTGAAGGAATCAAATAATATGGTTGTTAATGGAACTACAGGAATGAAAACTTGGGAG GCTGCTCGCTTATTGACAGATTGGATtcttcaaaacaaaaaattcttttataacaaaaatatattagaattgGGCTCTGGTATTGGTTTAACTGGCATTACTGTTACAAAATTCTGTGAAACTACTTCTGTAACATTAACTGATTGCCATGAAGATGTTTTAAAtgcaattaatgaaaatattataataaactttccTGTAACAAGTGAAAGGCTAGAAAAAGAATATAGAGAATATGATGTTGATGGCAAAATAATGA gAGTAATGATGTTAGACTGGAATGATATTGATCAAACAGAAGTTCAAGACATTCCAGATATAATAATAGGCGCAGATATAGTATATGACCCATGTATATTAGTGCCTCTATGTAAAGTCCTGCAATCTTTTTTCCTGAAGAATAAATCTTTAAGTGCCTTCATAGCATGTGTTATAAGAAATGAAGATACATTCAATAAATTTGTCCAAACCTTGG CTGACTATAATATGAAAGAAGAACAATTAACATTgcctgaaaatattaatttagagtGGGATCCCAGTGTTAATCAgtgtattgttaaaataaattttaaaagataccTATTCTGTTTTTTCAAGTCTGACTAA
- the LOC123720013 gene encoding mitochondrial inner membrane protease ATP23 homolog has protein sequence MNTEPSPSENKADGESGPHNKDDPQGEAWGYDLYPERRGTFTPKMTNILLGKEGKEGIEKFKCEKNVYHCVKNSPIVKTMMAALKSSGCPIDIRRHISCEVCDYSVSGGYDPQLNQIVVCQNVSTRKGMVQGVLTHEMIHMFDYCRNQLDFKNMEHLACTEIRAANLTHCSFVSAWSQGDASWGKIKKAHEDCVKTKALYSVLAVRQIGKVDAVAVIEKVFPKCYNDMEPIGRRIRRNSEDIFRVQRDATYYGYT, from the exons atgaaCACAGAGCCGTCGCCATCTGAAAATAAGGCAGATGGGGAATCGGGTCCTCACAATAAAGATGATCCTCAAGGGGAAGCTTGGGGTTACGATTTGTATCCTGAAAGGCGGGGAACATTTACTCCAAAAatgacaaatatattattgggAAAAGAGGGTAAAGAGGGCATAGAAAAGTTTAAATGCGAAAAAAATGTGTACCATTGTGTAAAAAATA GTCCAATTGTGAAAACTATGATGGCAGCTCTCAAAAGTTCTGGTTG TCCTATTGATATTAGAAGACACATATCATGTGAAGTTTGTGACTATTCTGTTAGTGGCGGTTATGATCCCCAGTTGAATCAA ATTGTAGTATGCCAAAATGTATCTACAAGAAAAGGAATGGTGCAAGGTGTATTGACCCATGAAATGATCCATATGTTTGACTATTGTCGAAACCAATTGGATTTCAAAAATATGGAACATTTAGCATGCACTGAGATTAGAGCAGCTAACTTGACTCACTGTTCTTTTGTGAGTGCATGGTCACAAGGAGATGCTTCTTggggtaaaataaaaaaggcacATGAG GATTGTGTCAAAACTAAAGCATTGTATTCAGTACTTGCTGTAAGACAAATTGGGAAAGTGGATGCAGTTGCTGTAATTGAAAAAGTTTTTCCAAAGTGTTACAATGATATGGAACCCATTGGTCGCAGGATACGAAGAAACTCTGAAGACATATTCAGAGTGCAAAGAGATGCAACATATTAtggttatacataa